A DNA window from Portunus trituberculatus isolate SZX2019 chromosome 47, ASM1759143v1, whole genome shotgun sequence contains the following coding sequences:
- the LOC123520709 gene encoding 3-hydroxyisobutyryl-CoA hydrolase, mitochondrial-like → MSFCQLRSLRLSTEVVRPLLLHARTMHVASEPVVILHEVGDKGVITLNRPRLLNALNHEMVQLIHPRLREWKNTKKLVIIKGTGDKAFCAGGDVRAVVETIGKPDALGEYFFRDEYMLNYLIGTLRIPYIALIDGFTMGGGAGLSVHGQYRVATERTIFAMPEVCLGLAADVGGSHFLPTLRERLGTYLALTGHRLKGPDVLKAGVATHVCDGARIAELEESLLDLRFTNPENVAAVLQKFHKEATFNKDAPFSLQPVLPKIESCFSGATVEEIFGNLEKDGSEWALKQLETLNRMPPLSLKLTCHMLERGACLTLQECLAMEYRTVKRLYKGHNFIEGTRSVLVDRDYKPQWKPKTLEEITSEKMDEYFAPLPDGEDLEF, encoded by the exons ATGTCGTTTTGCCAGTTGAGGTCGTTGAGGCTGAGCACCGAGGTAGTACGCCCGCTATTGCTGCACGCCCGTACTATGCATGTAGCTTCCGAGCCTGTAGTGATCCTACATGAGGTGGGGGATAAGGGTGTCATTACCCTCAACAGGCCTAGGTTACTTAACGCCCTCAACCACGAAATGGTACAGCTCATCCATCCTCGGCTCAGGGAATGGAAGAACACCAAGAAATTAGTCATCATCAAAG GGACGGGAGACAAGGCATTCTGTGCAGGAGGGGACGTGCGAGCTGTTGTTGAGACAATAGGTAAGCCAGATGCCTTGGGAGAGTATTTCTTCCGTGACGAGTACATGCTTAACTACCTCATAGGAACTCTTCGCATCCCCTACATTGCCCTCATTGATG GCTTCACCATGGGCGGCGGTGCTGGCCTCTCTGTGCATGGCCAGTACCGGGTGGCCACAGAACGCACCATCTTCGCCATGCCAGAAGTATGCCTTGGCCTCGCTGCTGATGTTGGTGGTTCCCATTTTTTGCCTACATTGAGAGAACGGCTGGGAACATACCTAGCCCTAACCG GTCATCGACTAAAAGGACCAGATGTGTTAAAGGCAGGTGTAGCCACTCATGTGTGTGACGGAGCAAGGATTGCAGAACTAGAAGAATCCTTACTGGACTTGCGATTTACAAACCCAGAGAATGTAGCTGCTGTATTACAAAAGTTCCATAAG GAGGCAACATTCAACAAGGATGCACCCTTCTCCCTGCAGCCGGTGCTCCCTAAGATTGAGTCCTGCTTCTCCGGTGCCACTGTGGAAGAGATTTTTGGAAATCTGGAGAAG GATGGTTCTGAGTGGGCACTGAAGCAATTGGAAACCCTTAACAGGATGCCACCACTTTCTCTGAAATTGACGTGTCACATGCTGGAGCGAGGAGCGTGCCTCACCCTGCAGGAGTGCCTCGCCATGGAGTACCGCACTGTGAAGCGCTTGTATAAGGGGCATAACTTCATTGAAG GCACCCGGTCAGTCCTGGTGGACCGGGACTACAAGCCCCAATGGAAACCCAAGACTCTGGAGGAAATTACTTCCGAAAAGATGGATGAGTACTTTGCACCTTTGCCTGATGGAGAAGACCTTGAGTTCTAA